One Octopus sinensis linkage group LG21, ASM634580v1, whole genome shotgun sequence DNA segment encodes these proteins:
- the LOC115222870 gene encoding uncharacterized protein LOC115222870 isoform X2, which produces MSVSDFIDRQTTGDLDLYDDILEEDFACEKESLAELQQKYQEALQKIATLENTVKERTAAMELLEKKNVYLQKNISMLYKTACTEIKRKNDNIESLREQLESYEKENYLKKRQSGYSKWNGDYQSNSKPSQTYRRNSYEKEKSPHMYSF; this is translated from the exons ATGAGTGTATCAGACTTCATTGATCGACAAACTACTGGTGACCTTGACCTTTATGATGACATCCTCGAGGAAGACTTTGCATGTGAGAAGGAATCTCTTGCTGAG ttgcaACAAAAATACCAGGAAGCTCTGCAGAAGATTGCTACTTTGGAAAATACTGTGAAAGAACGCACTGCGGCTATGGAGTTACTGGAAAAGAAAAACGTATACTTGCAGAAGAATATATCGATGCTGTACAAAACTGCATGCACAGAAATCAAAAGGAAAAACGATAATATTGAGTCTTTAAGAGAACA ATTGGAATCTTACGAAAAAGAAAACTATCTGAAGAAAAGACAGTCGGGATATTCAAAATGGAACGGTGATTATCAGAGCAACAGCAAGCCTTCACAAACTTATAGACGTAACTCTTATGAAAAAGAGAAATCCCCACATATGTACTCATTTTGA
- the LOC115222870 gene encoding protein PFC0760c isoform X1, whose amino-acid sequence MENSSREHKREGSKQHHCQRMPSSTKKLSLRSETTKSHTAPLKEKHNLSNDSSEFGNAKRQDSKLIDCQQSVEPISVVTQLSVKSAGSDAESSKSSTGKVSPTDKHRSKMCDPVVTSPELTTKCDRNLSPVISQKTSVTLNNQEPIVTECFGKSNLEDSRSSVITPCFSSSVTNSMAPESLSSKDSDCDDSMTRKKASVRKLFSPSKPDYEVSVENPIQDDTLAKNHSLEFLNEMKKKLSQEIAAHNRRQQDEDCEDTTQLVDIYQTHDEEYCSNDSLREDQNSLKTFSPQPQSDLHAVTEQSETECVDLEKGGIASDDDDGDDDDDDEDDDDEDDNDDDDCNDDRDDDHDEEQFSKDKFSPSHISTKHGSEHISGQPSKKRSLLGDETLTKIRNKHNNSSSRTENKKRRINR is encoded by the coding sequence atggaaaattcCTCAAGAGAACATAAAAGGGAAGGTAGTAAACAACATCACTGCCAAAGGATGCCTTCGTCTACAAAAAAATTATCTTTGAGGTCTGAGACTACAAAATCTCATACTGCTCCACTCAAAGAAAAGCACAATTTATCTAATGACTCCAGTGAATTCGGTAATGCCAAGAGACAAGATTCTAAGTTGATTGATTGCCAGCAATCTGTAGAACCAATCAGTGTAGTAACACAACTGTCAGTAAAATCTGCAGGATCTGATGCAGAGAGCTCTAAATCTTCTACTGGAAAAGTCTCTCCAACGGACAAACATCGCAGTAAAATGTGCGATCCAGTTGTAACTTCACCAGAACTGACAACTAAATGTGATAGAAACCTCTCACCTGTTATTTCACAAAAGACCTCAGTCACATTGAATAATCAGGAACCTATAGTTACTGAGTGTTTTGGCAAATCTAATTTAGAAGATTCTCGTTCTTCTGTGATTACTCCTTGCTTTTCTAGCAGTGTGACAAACTCGATGGCACCTGAATCATTGAGTAGTAAAGATTCTGACTGCGATGATTCCATGACAAGGAAGAAAGCCTCTGTTCGTAAACTTTTCTCACCAAGTAAACCTGATTATGAAGTATCAGTGGAAAATCCTATCCAAGATGACACACTAGCAAAGAATCACAGCCTTGAGTttttgaatgaaatgaaaaaaaaactatcacAAGAAATTGCTGCCCATAACAGAAGGCAACAAGATGAAGATTGTGAAGATACAACACAGTTAGTTGATATCTATCAGACTCATGATGAGGAATATTGCAGTAATGACAGTCTGAGAGAAGATCAGAATTCTCTCAAAACATTTTCTCCTCAGCCACAAAGTGATTTACATGCAGTCACTGAACAGTCAGAAACTGAGTGTGTAGACTTAGAAAAGGGGGGGATTGcgagcgatgatgatgatggtgacgacgacgacgatgatgaagatgatgacgatgaagatgataatgatgacgatgattgtaatgatgatcgtgatgatgatcatgatgaagaaCAATTTTCCAAGGACAAATTCTCACCTTCACACATTAGCACTAAGCATGGAAGTGAACATATTTCAGGGCAACCTTCCAAAAAAAGGAGTTTATTAGGGGATGAAACGTTAACTAAAATTAGGAATAAACATAATAACAGCTCTTCAAGAActgaaaacaaaaaacgaagaataAATCGGTGA